The DNA sequence aagcAAAGAAGGATTAAAAACAAGCATCAGTGACATAGAATTGGTCAAAGTACGTGATCAATTAATTAATAGTAGCCGTGTAGTAATAATTTTATGCCTATATGAATTCAGCACCAATATTTGAGCACActcaaggaaaaaaaaaaggtacggtttaaagtttcaaatattattatttttaattagtatttaattagtaataatttatttttatatttataaaaattatatatataaaaaatatataatttgtacttatatttataaaaattttatacacataaattaatataatttgtattcatatatatattttaaaatttgcatacaaaaattactaaaatttatttattaaagacaatttaatatttgtgttgatcaaataatgacaaaaaatattaaatattattagttttaaaTAATTCTCTTAGTAATATACTATTTATACTATTAAGAGATTAATATTGTATtttataaaacataaaatattataaataaaaatataccgTGAAATTTCATAGAATGCAAGTATAACATACCCTAAAAAATGAGACTCGCTTTTCATTGCTGTAGAATTGTATATTTAATGGTAATATAATATAAGGTACCTTGTGTATGAACTGTTGTGCTAGTTGAGCATCATGAGCAATCTGTTCTGATGCATGTTCCACAAACACAGCTACCTTCTTTAGATTAGCATCCTCTGGAAGCATCTCTGCCACATCTTCTGATACTTTCTCTGCTACTGTTGCCACCTTTTCCACTACACTTGCCACCGCTTCAACCTCCTCCGCCACAATCTCTGCCTCCCCTGAATAATGCATCCACATGTTACATATAAATACATAAGCTGAGTGTAGCTTGTTTAATATTCATATCCAGTGTGTATATATGAAGTTACCTTCTATTCTCTCTAGTTTTCCCCAGTAAATTTTCCAGAAAGGTAGCAAGAGACCAAGTACTGAGCCCAATAACCATCTTAGCCTGCATGGTCATGGATACTTTAATATTCATATATCAATTCAATGAGCATGTTGTGTCGTCTCAAATTAGCACATGCAACATCTATTTGATTTAGTTTAATTCATACCAGTGGGGGAAGGAGAGGAATATAGAAGGGACCCGTGGTTCAACCTTGACATCCGTTGATCTATTATAAGCACATGTTAAAACCACGTTTCGGTATATGTAAATTCAATATTATTCATATTGgaaaataataacaacataATTGTGGATAGAGTTATCTATAAATACCCATTTGAAAGATTAGTGCTTGTTTTGCTGTTAGTGTTGGTGCTAAAGAATTGTAGGGCAGGACTCATCCAATAACTGCTTTGAACCCTTGCCGGTGACACAATTACATTGCTTCTCTGTAGTCCATCGTAGCTTGATTGAAATCTTCTTGAACGTACTGCATCAACAACACTTCTTAAGGTTATCCATGACCCTCTTCTTGACATATTGGATAGATTATTTTCAATTATTTCTTCAGAACCACTGTGAACCGATAGAAAAAAGATGGATCCTtgtcagagttactttatagtTTCGGGTAACCAATCAATGACCAATTTAGCTTATATAGGTTCAATTTTCCATTGGCATTTTACGTGTGGGATTGGTTGCACTAGGAAGATGtccaaaaataataatgcaaaaTTAGGAGTACAATCTGAAGGGAAGTAATAGGGGGTGGCATGTGAAGTATGAATTTGGTTACTAAGGCTAAAAGCACAAGTTAGATGCCTTAGAAAGGGTAACGTACGCCAAGTGTTGGTTATGTTATGTCATGTATTTTCCTTGTAAGTAATAATAACCTTGTCCTTGTGGCTTTGAAGGCAAAGCTATCTCCTTGTGTGTTCTCCTTCACTCTTGTCAACTAATTAAGTTGCTTTGCTGTTGATAGTTGTTATTATCTTAGGATCGTTCATTTGTTCATTTGCTTCGCTATTTAGTTTTGGGAGTATATTTTGGTCTAAACTAGAGCAAATAGAAATGTTGTTGTTCGATTCTGGATTAGCTTAGGTAATAGAGGAATAAGAACAAAATGCCCTTCTTTGTGAAACTAGAcggattaatttttatttttgggtgAGTATATTTTGTGATTTATAGTGAATAATTAGttagtattaatatttttaatagtataaaattatatttaatagtataaaattacacatttttttaacagttaaatattagttaaattttaacaaaaagtgttgaattttatttttttttaaatataataaaaataatataccCCGGCGGCCACCCCACGTAACTGTGAATGACTTAGATCTGAAAGGTGAGTGGAGTATATTCCTTGACTAACCATTTTTCCCATTTGAACGTAATAAATAACTAATCATGAGGACATTATTTAACCTTGACTTCGTTGCCTGCAATGAATGAAAGGTGCCATAATGCTACCGCCATATGGAAATTGCAAGGGAAAAAAAATCCATTATGAAGCTTCCTTTTTGTCGAAATGGGCTGGTTCGGGAAGCGGAAACACGGGCCCAGGCCCAACTACAGCGCCATGAGTCGCTATCAAAGAAAATAGTCAAAGAAGCTACGCGTATTGAAAGATAACAGGAAGATTAATTGGCATTGGCATGTTGTTTACTTCCATTCTGAGATGGGGATGCATCACAGGAAGCTTTTTTCAAGGCAGGATGCCTGCAGTGACCAGTGTTACAATGAAGACCCTTCTTGTTTGGGAAGATCGGATTGCAACGACTGCATCAAATGCTCGTCCACCCTGAATCCTCCACCACCACACAGCAACCGTCACATCCCCACCTTCTTGATCATCATAGTTCCCGTCGTATGCGCCGCCCTCTTTGCCCTCTTCTGCTACGTCATCTACGCCAAGTTCTACTCCCCCAGGAGCAGGTCAAGGACCACGTTCTTCTCGTTATCGTTTCCGTTACGGCTACAACAAGGACAGGAACGGAACGGCGACGACTTTCTGGATGACGGAGAAGGCGCCACTACGGTGGACCACCCTATCTGGTACATCCGTACAGCGGGTCTGAACAAAACCATCATCGAGGCCATCACGGTTCTGAAGTACAAGAAAGGCGAAGGGTTGGTTGAAGGAACAGAGTGCTCTGTTTGCTTGAGCGACTTTGAAGAAGACGACACCCTCAGGCTGTTACCCAAATGCAACCACGCTTTCCATCTCCCTTGTATTGACACGTGGCTCGCATCTCACACCAACTGTCCCATGTGTAGGGCTCCCATTGTTACCAACCCCAGAGCTTCTAGGCTTCCCTCCATGGACCACCCTGCTACTCTTGTTGTTGATTCCACTCCTCTCCAGATTCGTGGAGAC is a window from the Arachis stenosperma cultivar V10309 chromosome 3, arast.V10309.gnm1.PFL2, whole genome shotgun sequence genome containing:
- the LOC130970235 gene encoding uncharacterized protein LOC130970235 encodes the protein MSRRGSWITLRSVVDAVRSRRFQSSYDGLQRSNVIVSPARVQSSYWMSPALQFFSTNTNSKTSTNLSNGSTDVKVEPRVPSIFLSFPHWLRWLLGSVLGLLLPFWKIYWGKLERIEGEAEIVAEEVEAVASVVEKVATVAEKVSEDVAEMLPEDANLKKVAVFVEHASEQIAHDAQLAQQFIHKVEKVKNDLDDLESFVEPVIDKIVKKEAEQN
- the LOC130969283 gene encoding E3 ubiquitin-protein ligase RING1-like — encoded protein: MGMHHRKLFSRQDACSDQCYNEDPSCLGRSDCNDCIKCSSTLNPPPPHSNRHIPTFLIIIVPVVCAALFALFCYVIYAKFYSPRSRSRTTFFSLSFPLRLQQGQERNGDDFLDDGEGATTVDHPIWYIRTAGLNKTIIEAITVLKYKKGEGLVEGTECSVCLSDFEEDDTLRLLPKCNHAFHLPCIDTWLASHTNCPMCRAPIVTNPRASRLPSMDHPATLVVDSTPLQIRGDAATTEENSGSEIVERNGSEEQVEADVEVATRNVQPRRSVSLDSSSAAKISAALVAATTTTVASVQESKGNSKRIAASAKGSSSSSSSSSSSAPSSMKRSRSFSGKHVLSWYGRNHNQNQKKTNPPVRSF